The Exiguobacterium mexicanum genome includes a window with the following:
- a CDS encoding beta-glucoside-specific PTS transporter subunit IIABC — MKYEQLARDIIQQVGGKENVNSVVHCITRLRFKLKDESKANTEAIKNMDGVVTVMKSGGQYQVVIGNHVPDVYKAVVEVGGFQNQSPVEEEEGPKGSLFSRFIDIISSIFTPVLGVLAATGMIKGFNALFVALGWLDATSGTYQLLNAIGDSLFYFFPIFLGYTAIKKFGGSPFIGMAIGAALVYPTLSTLTAGDPLYTVFAGTMFESPIHITFLGVPVILMTYSTSVIPIIVAAFFAAKLEKFLKTVIPDVIKMFIVPLLTLLIIVPLTFILIGPIATWAGMLLGSATVAVYNLSPLIAGIFLGGLWQVFVIFGLHWGLVPVAINNLTSLGSDPILALVFAASFAQIGAVLAVFLRIKNQKIKTLSIPAFISGIFGVTEPAIYGVTLPLKKPFIMSCIGGAVGGAIMGIMGTQVYIIGGLGVFGYPSNISPEGITTGFYGSLIGTAAAFVVGFVLTYLFGGVNKAVAATPQPEVTPVSQEVSATKVGQEQILSPLAGNVVNLKDISDVAFSSGSLGQGVAIEPTEGKLVAPVSGTVSALFPTHHAIGITTETGAEMLIHIGMDTVQLEGKHFKAHVTQGEFVEKGQLLIEFDLDAIKRSGRALTTPVIVTNRKVISPSHAASVHSGEALFIINE; from the coding sequence ATGAAATACGAACAGCTCGCACGCGACATTATCCAACAAGTCGGCGGCAAAGAGAACGTCAACAGCGTCGTCCACTGTATCACCCGTTTGCGCTTCAAATTAAAAGATGAAAGCAAGGCCAACACGGAAGCCATCAAAAATATGGACGGTGTCGTCACCGTCATGAAGAGTGGCGGCCAATACCAGGTCGTCATCGGCAACCACGTCCCGGACGTGTATAAAGCGGTCGTCGAAGTCGGCGGTTTCCAGAACCAGTCACCTGTTGAAGAAGAGGAAGGCCCGAAAGGATCATTGTTCAGCCGGTTCATCGATATCATCTCTAGCATCTTCACCCCTGTCCTCGGCGTCTTGGCCGCGACGGGGATGATCAAAGGATTCAACGCCCTGTTCGTCGCCCTCGGTTGGCTCGACGCCACATCCGGCACGTATCAACTATTGAACGCCATCGGCGACTCGCTGTTCTACTTCTTCCCGATCTTCCTCGGCTATACGGCCATCAAGAAGTTCGGCGGCAGTCCGTTCATCGGGATGGCCATCGGGGCGGCGCTCGTCTATCCGACGTTGTCGACGCTCACGGCCGGCGACCCACTCTACACTGTCTTCGCTGGCACGATGTTCGAGTCACCGATTCATATCACGTTCCTCGGTGTCCCGGTCATCTTGATGACGTACTCGACATCGGTCATCCCGATCATCGTCGCGGCATTCTTCGCAGCGAAGCTCGAGAAGTTCTTGAAGACAGTCATCCCAGACGTCATCAAAATGTTCATCGTTCCATTATTGACATTACTCATCATCGTCCCGCTCACGTTCATCTTGATCGGACCGATCGCGACTTGGGCTGGTATGTTGCTCGGGAGCGCCACGGTCGCCGTCTACAACTTGAGCCCGCTCATCGCCGGGATCTTTCTCGGTGGTCTCTGGCAAGTATTCGTCATCTTCGGTCTGCACTGGGGTCTCGTCCCCGTCGCCATCAACAACTTGACATCACTCGGATCAGACCCGATTCTCGCACTCGTGTTCGCAGCCTCATTCGCGCAAATCGGTGCCGTACTCGCGGTCTTCCTCCGCATCAAAAATCAAAAAATCAAAACACTCTCGATCCCGGCCTTCATCTCAGGAATCTTCGGGGTCACTGAGCCAGCCATTTACGGGGTCACGCTCCCGCTCAAGAAACCGTTCATCATGAGCTGTATCGGTGGTGCCGTCGGTGGGGCCATCATGGGCATCATGGGTACGCAAGTGTATATCATCGGTGGTCTTGGCGTCTTCGGTTACCCGTCGAACATCTCGCCGGAAGGCATTACGACCGGGTTCTACGGTTCACTCATCGGGACAGCCGCCGCCTTCGTCGTCGGTTTCGTCTTGACGTACTTGTTCGGTGGCGTCAATAAAGCGGTCGCCGCAACGCCACAACCCGAAGTCACACCGGTCTCACAAGAAGTATCAGCGACAAAAGTCGGCCAAGAACAGATCCTCAGCCCGCTCGCTGGGAACGTCGTCAACTTGAAAGACATCTCGGACGTCGCCTTCTCATCGGGCTCGCTCGGCCAAGGCGTCGCCATCGAACCGACAGAAGGCAAGCTCGTCGCCCCAGTCTCGGGTACGGTGTCTGCCCTCTTCCCGACGCATCACGCCATCGGCATCACGACCGAGACAGGTGCCGAGATGCTCATCCATATAGGAATGGACACGGTCCAACTTGAAGGGAAACATTTCAAGGCACATGTCACGCAAGGCGAGTTCGTCGAGAAAGGACAGCTGTTGATCGAGTTCGACCTCGACGCGATCAAACGCTCTGGCCGCGCCCTCACGACACCGGTCATCGTCACGAACCGCAAAGTCATTTCTCCGAGCCACGCCGCAAGCGTTCACTCAGGCGAAGCCTTGTTCATCATCAACGAATGA